DNA from Desulfovibrio sp. X2:
CGGGCCCCACGGGCAGCGTGTAGGTGGTATCCTTCACGTCGCTCATGCCTTCTCCTCCTCGGAAGCGGGCACTGCTGCCCCCTCCCCTTCCGTCTGCGCCTCTTCCACCTTCTCTTCGGCGTGCCTGTCGCCCAGGATGCGTTCCCACAGATCCTTGCTGGAAGCGCCGTTCATGAGCACCGAGATGGGAATGATCCTGTTCATGATGCCCCGATCGAGACTTTCGTCCAGGAACAGGCGGCGGGGATCGGGATGGCCGATGACGCTGATGCCGTACATCTCCATGAACTCGCGCTCGTTCCAGTCCGCGTTGCGAAACAGCGGCGTGATGGAGGGCACGCTGCGCGTGCGCTCGGAAAGCGGCACGGTGACCGTGACCATGGTCCCGCGGCAGTCGAAGTGGTAGGCGATCTCGTGGCGCGTGTAGCCGTGCTCGCGCACCGGATCGTAGGCGGTCACGGTGCACAGGCGCGCGGCGTGCGCGGCCAGCAGCTCGGCGGCCCGGGTCAGGTCGTCGGAGACCTCGAGCCGGTACCAGTAGAAGCGGTTGCCGGTCTGGTCCTCGGTCCAGTGAAAGCCGCCCTTGAGCGCCAGTATCTCGAGACCGTGCTCGAGTTCGGGATCAAGCGTGCGTACGGTCGCCATTGTCGGCCTCCACGCGCTTCAGCGCGCTTTCGAGCTGGCGGCACTGCGGGCACAGGCGCATGAGGTGCGCCGCGTCCACGTCGTTGTCCGCGTAGATGCGTCCGGCGAGCGCGGGCGGCAGCGGACGGATGTGCGCTCCGCAGCCCTCGCAGGAGAGGAAGGGCACGAAATGGCGCTCGCACCACTCGTACTTCTCGGACTGCGGGTGGGCGTTGTGCCAGTCGTTGCTCATGGAGATGGCGCCGGTGGGGCAGTAGTGCCGACACAGGCCGCACAGGGCGCAGGTGTTGTGCCACAGGGCGAAGTCGTAGCCGCTGCCGTCGGGCCGCTCCTCGATGTGGATGGCCGCACCCGCGCAGACGTGGCGGCAGATGGCGCAGCCCACGCACAGGGCGGGGTTCATGTGCACCTTGCCGCGGAAACGCGCGGGCGTCTTCGCCTCGACGAAGGGAAAGGGATCGGTGGACGGCCCCTTGACCACGTTGCCGGCCAGTATCTTCAGGAAATCGAACATGTCATCCTCCGATGCGGGCAAGCCAGACGTCGCGGGCCTTGACCACGCCCTCGATGATGGCCTGCGGCCGGGGCGGGCACCCCGGCACGTTGATGTCGATGGGCAGATACTTGTCCACGGGCCCCTCGATGCTGTAGCCGCCGCGGAACACGCCGCAGCTCACGGGGCAGATGCCCACGGCCACGGTGATCTTGGGCTCGGGGATCTCGTCCCAGACACGCAGGACCTTGTCCTTGACCCGCGCGGTGAGCGGGCCGGTGATGAGCACGATGTCCGCGTGGCGCGGGCTGCCGCAGTACTTGCAGCCGAAACGCTCCACGTCGTAGCGCGGGATGCAGGCCGTGGTCAGCAGCTCGACGTCGCAGCCGTTGCACGAGCCCGCGTTGATCCGATAGAGCCACGGCGACCGGACGGAGAGCTTCTTCAAGAGGTTCATGGCGGCTCCGTTCACATTCCCCAGCACGCCAGGACCAGGCTCGCCAGGGCCAGCGTCGCGGGATACTTGAGGTAGAAGGTGAAGGCCTGGTCCACGCGGAAACGTCCGGTGGCCGACTTGACGATGGTCAGGGAGACGAGCATCAGCGCCGCGCACTTGAACAGGAACCAGAGCACGTTCACGAAGGCTCCGCCGGGCACGGGCGCGGGGAAGAACATGGCCACGCCCAGGCCCAGCACGACCATGGCCTTCAGCGCCGAGGCCACGTGGAAGAAGCCGAGCGCGGGGCCGGAGTACTCGAGCAGCGGGCCCTCGATGAGCTCGGTCTCGGCCTCGGGCACGTCGAAGGGCGGCACGCCCATGGTCCCGGGCAGGAAGAGCAGGTAGGCGATCAGCGCGGGCCACATGGCCGGGTCGAAGACCAGCTGGCCATGGGCGAGCTGGTAGGCGACCACCGCGGACAGGGAGAACTCCGCCCCGCCGCCCGTGGCCGCGCCGACCTTCATGGCCACGGCCAGGAGCACCGCCAGGAGCGGCACCTCGTAGGCCAGCATCATGCACATCTCGCGCGAGAAGCCCAGCGCGCCGAAGGGCGAGCTGGAGGCCGAGCCGCCGACCATGAGCGCGATGGCGGGCAGCGGCAGGAGGTAGAAGAGGACCAGCAGGTCGCCCATGCCCGAGAGCCCGGCGTACGCGCCGGTCACCGGGATGAAGGCGGCGCACACGGCCATGCCGGTGAAGCCGATGAGCGGCGCGGTCAGGAAGGCCGTGCGGTTGGCCGTGGAGGGAATGATCGTCTCCTTGGTGGCCAGCTTGGCGAGGTCGTAGAACGGCTGCAGGAGGGGCGGCCCCACGCGGCGCTGCAGCCTGGCCTCGACGCGGCGGTCGAGCCCCTTGAGCAGGAGCCCCACGGCGATGGCGAAGAGCCCGCCGGGGAAGACCAGCATGTGGAAGAGCGCGGGAAGAACGGCGTTCATGTGCTTACTCCTTGGCCGCAGGGATGAGCGTGGCCGCGAGCCCCCGCAGCATGTCGCCGGGCAGGCCGTAGATGCCGCGCGAGGCCATGCGCGTGGCGGACGGATCGAGACGCACGCCGCAGGTGTGCACGTCGCTCACGCGGGCGGTGCGCACGAGCAGGCGCAGCGAGCCCCAGCCGATGCCGAAGGCCACCAGGGCCAGGACCGCGACGGCCGTGGCGTTCCACGCGCCGGGGCCGGAGACGAGGCCCGAGGCGGCCACGTCCAGGGTGCCCAGACCGAGCTGGCTGACGATAGCCGCGATGGGTTCGAGCAGAAGGCCCGGGAAGATGCCCGTGACCACGCACCCCGCGGCCAGGAGGACCATGGGCGCGAGCATGACGCGCGGCGCCTCATGCACGTGCTCGAGGTCGCGCGCAGGCTGGCCCAGGAAGGCCGCGTGCAGGTACTTGGCGAAGTAGGCCAGGGTTAGCACGCTGCCCACGAGCGAGAGGAGCGCCAGGACGACGTCGCCCTGCTGCATGAGCGCGTGGTAGATGATCCACTTGGAGGTGAAGCCGTTGCTCGGCGGCACGCCGACCACGGAGAGCGCGCCCACGGCGAAGACGGCGAGCGTCACCGGCATCTTGCGGCCCACGCCGCCGAGCTCGTCCAGGGAGTGCTTGTGCGTCTGCAGGAGCAGCGCGCCCGCCACGAGGAAGAGCAGGTCCTTGAAGAGCACGTGGTTGGCCAGGTGCAGGAGGCCGCCCGCCACGCCGAGCGAGGTGCCGAGCGAAACGCCGAGGACCATGTAGCCGAGCTGGCTGACGGTCGAGTAGATGAGCACGAGCTTCAGGTCCGACTGGAGCACGGCCATGAGCGCGGCGAGCACGATGGTCACGCCGCCCACCCAGGCCAGGGTGTGCATGACCGCTGCCTGATGCCAGAGCCCCACCGCCCCTGCCGCGAGCGCTCCCGCGCCGCCGAGCACGAAAAAGAGCTTCACGAGGCCGAAGAACGCGCTCTTCAGCAGCACCGAGGAGATGTAGCCCGAGACCGGCGTGGGCGCCGCGGCCGGGTGCATCTGGATGTCGATGCGCAGGGGCAGCTGCGCCGCCTTCATGCCGAAGCCCAGCGCCATGAGCGCCAGGGCCGCGCCCGCGGTGCCCGCGGGCATTGCGGTCCAGGCAGCGCGCACGGCGCTGAACGTGGGCGAGCCCGCGGCCTGCACGAGCAGGAGCACGCCGAGGAAGAGGAAGGCCGCGCCCAGGACGTTGAAGAAGAAGTACTTGTAGCCTTCCTTCAAGGCCTGGCGGTTCTCCTCGTGCACGATCACGAAGTAGAGGCTCCAGGAGCTCATGATCTCCCAGAAGGTGAAGAAGCTGAAGAGGTCGGAGCTTGCGGCCACGCCGAGCAGGCCTCCGGCCATGAACAGGAAGAAGGTGTAGAAGCGCCACTGGGTGTGGCTGTGCTCCATGTAGCCCACGGAGTAGACCATGTTCAGGCAGCCCATGAGCGCGACCACCAGGGCGAAGCCGAAGGAGAGCGTGTCGAGGGTGCCGCCGTAGACGAACACGGCCAGTGCCGCGCAGAGGAGTACGAGGGCCGCGGACCAGCCCGCGGCGCGGCGGTTCTTGCGCAGCAGGAAGGGCAGCGCCGCGCCGAGCATGGGGATGACCACGAAGGGCGGCCAGGTGACGGCGAGACTCGGCAGGGCCTGGGGTGCAAGCTTGCCCGCGGAGGTCAGCATGTTCGCCACGGGCACGACCAGGGCCAGGTTCAGCTGCGGGGCGATGCCCAGGACGACGCACAGCGCCGCGAGCAGGAGCATGGGAAGCAGCATGGCGATATGGGCCTCGGACACGGCCGGGCCGCGGCGGCGCTCGAAGATCAGCACGCGCAGGATGCGCATGTAGTAGACGGCGCCCGCCAGGCTCGCCAGGAGCAGGCCGCAGGCCAGCTCGGGATGCCCGGCCGCGATGCAGGCGCGCAGCATGAGGTACTTGCTGGCGAATCCGTTGAAGGGCGGCATGCCCATGATGGAGAGCACGCCCACGGTCATGCAGGCCGTGGTCCAGGGCATGTGGCGGCCGAGCCCGGCGAGGTCCTCGAGCTTCCTGCCGCCCGCGCGCAGGATCAGCGCGCCTGCGCCCAGGAAGAGCAGGTTCTTCATGATCGCGTGGTTCACCACGTGGGAGAGCGCCGCGGTCGTGGAGAGCCAGGAGCCCAGGCCGAAGACGATGACGATCTCGCCGATCTGCCCCATGGTGGAGAAGGCGAGCATGCGCTTCAGGTCGTCCTGGCGCAGGGCCATGACCTCGCCGTAGACCATGGTCAGCACGCCGAGCGTGGTCAGGATGGTGCCGAGCCAGGAGAGCCCGGCGGCGCCCTCCCCGGCGCGCAGCAGCACCGCGGTGCCGCACACGGCCAGGAAGACGCGGGCGAAGCCGTAGATGCCGGTCTTGGTCAGAAGGCCCGAGAGCGGGCCGGAGATGGAGGACGGTGCCACGGGGTGGGCGTCGGGCAGCCAGCCGTGCACCGGCACGAGGCCCGCCTTGACCGCGAAGCCCGTGAGCGTGAGCAGCAGCGCGGCGGCCAGCAGGTGCGGATCCAGCCGCGCGGCCGCCTCGGCCACGGAGGCGAAGTCGAGGCCGTTGCCGCCGCTTCCGAGCAGGAGCAGGCCGGGCAGCATGAAGTAGGCGCCGCCCGCGCACATCACGAAATACTTCATGCCCGCGCGCAGCGCCTTGCGGGTCCCCTCGTGCACCACCAGGAAGTAGGACGACCAGGTCATCAACTCCCAGAAGCCGTAGAAGGAGCCGAAGGAGCGCGTGGTGGCGAGCCCCATGAGCGCGCCCTGCATGAGCAGCAGGAAGAAGAAGTAGCCCGCGCTCTTGGCGCGGCCGGAGTGGATGTAGCCGGTGGAATAGGCCGTGACCACGAGGCCGATGCCCGCGGTGACGAGCGCGAAGAGCCGGGACAGGGGATCGAGCGCGGCGTCGGACCAGGCCAGGAAGAGCGAGGCTCCGGCCAGGCCCACGGCCAGGAGGTTGCGCGGCGCGTCGCCCACGAAGGCCAGGACGAAGACCGCGAAGGCGCCCACGTAGGGCACCAGGGCCGCGGCATGCCAGCCGTCGCCGAGCTCGGGCAGGCTGTGCGGGCCGAAGCCCAGCATCTCACCAAGGCCTATATTGAGTGAGTGAGCAATCAAGCCAAGGAGCACGACAAAGCCCGCAAGGACGAGCACGTGCCATCCCGGACGGTCGTTCTTCCAGCCGATGGACCTGGAGGCTCCCTCCTGCCCGGCGTCCTCGAGGCAGACGGCCTGGACGGCGGACAGCGTCAGCCAGGCCAGGACAACCGAGGCCGAGGCGATGGCCAGAAGCAGCCCCATGCCGCCGCCGGACTGCACGGCCCGAAGCACGAGCAGGCGCCCCTCGGGCACGAGGAACGGCGAGACGCCGAGCGCGGCGAACATGCCGAAGCCGAAGAGCCCCCCGGTGACCGGGAGTCTGCGGCCCGAGCCGCGCAAGCGGCCGAGTTCGGTGGAGCCCCCCGGCTGGGCGAGGCGCACGAGCGCGCCGTAGGCCAGGAGCCTGGCCACGGCCTGGAAGAGGAAGATGAGGACTGCGCCCACCTCTCCCGAGGCGCCGCCGTAGCCCACGCCGATGCAGGCAATGCCCGCCTCGGCCAGGCCGCCGTAGGCGATCAGGTGCCCGAGGCGCTGTCTGTTGGCGACGGCGGAAGCCGTGCCCCACAGCAGCAGGGCGGCTCCGACCAAGGCAAGAAACGATAAGTGCGGCAGGGCTGGTGCGGTGACCATCCGGTTCTCCTTGCGGGGAATCGTCTTTGCTGGTTGATTACACAAACAGCTTCTGGTCCATTTTTAGACCAAAGTCACCAACCTGACAACGTCATTTGTGAGACTTTTCCCAAATATCAGCGAAGAGCTTCAAAAATATTTATTATTTCAGATTGTTCTCTTTTCAACCTGTCACGATCAGAAATCGTGGTCCACGATTACGATCAAATGTCAGATAAAACCAGCGAGCGCCCGCCGCACGCCGAAAGTCTTCCGCCGCGGTCGCGGAAACGCTCCGGAAGCGCAAGTTCTTGGAGAGCACCGCCCGGCCTCGAAGAGAAGGGTACTGAAAGGAGAGGGAGAGGAGAAAGGAGAGAAGACGCCCTGGAGAGCAGGGCCCTCCAGCCCCGTCGAGCAGGCGTGCTTCCGAGCGCTGGACATCCTCTGCAGGGAGGACTTGGCGACTGCCGAGGGGCGGTCCGTGAACTCGAACCGGTCAGGCCGCACCTTGCGGTTCTCTCCGGAGGGGAAAACCACCCACGGAATCTACCGGAACCTGCAAAACGAAAGAGGCCACTGGCGGCAACCAGTGACCTCTATCTCTCAAGTCCCTTTCGAGACTCGTGGAATTCATGGCGAAGCGGACGGGACTTGAACCCGCGACCTCCGGCGTGACAGGCCGGCGTTCTAACCAACTGAACTACCGCTCCGAATTTTCAAGGCACGGGTGGTAGGCGGAACAGGGATCGAACCTGCGACCCTCGGCTTGTAAGGCCGATGCTCTCCCAGCTGAGCTATCCGCCCGTGCAACGGGAAGACGGTGTTTACCGAACCCCCCTCCCCTTGTCAACGGAAAGCGTCCCTCAATCGCAATTTTTTTTCATCTTTTCCCCGGAAGCCCCGTTTCGGCCGCTGCGGACGCGGCCAAAACGCCGTCGATATCTCCGAGGTATTCCTGGATGCGGCGGAAGGTCATTTCGCTCGACAGGGGCCTGCCGGGCCGCGAGTACTCGTAGTGGGCCATGTGGCACCAGGAGAGCGCGCGCAGAAGGATGGTCCGCTCCATGACCGCGGCCTTGGCCTCGATCTCCGACAGGGGCTCGGCAAGCCCTGCCTCGCTCTTGTAGCACTTGAGGAAGGCGCGGCGCGCCTCGGGCGAGAAGGAAAAGTCCGTGCGCCAGCGCGTGGTCGTGGGCGCCAGGAAGTGGCCCAGGTCCTGGTAGCGCGTGGAGACCACGGCCTTCTCCCAGTCCACGAGCCAGGCCCTGCCCTCCCCTTCGCCACCGCCGCCGTGGTCGTCCACGATGAAGTTGCCGGAGTTGACCTCGGTGTTGACCAGGACCTGCGGCTCGGCGGCGAACAGGGGGGCCGTTTCGTCGGCCAGGCGCAGGATCTCGTCGTGGTAGCGCAGCAGGCGGTCGCGCTCGGCGGCAAGGGGATGGTCCGCAAAGCGCTTCAGCAGCGAAAGGCTCTCGGCCGCGATGGCGCGCACGGGATCGGGCTGGGCGATGAGCCCCGCCTCCGCTCCGCCCTCCCCTTCCGCAGGAAGCGGCCGGGCGTGCACCCGCGCGAAGACCCGGGCGGCCAGCCGCCA
Protein-coding regions in this window:
- a CDS encoding NADH-quinone oxidoreductase subunit C, which codes for MATVRTLDPELEHGLEILALKGGFHWTEDQTGNRFYWYRLEVSDDLTRAAELLAAHAARLCTVTAYDPVREHGYTRHEIAYHFDCRGTMVTVTVPLSERTRSVPSITPLFRNADWNEREFMEMYGISVIGHPDPRRLFLDESLDRGIMNRIIPISVLMNGASSKDLWERILGDRHAEEKVEEAQTEGEGAAVPASEEEKA
- a CDS encoding NADH-quinone oxidoreductase subunit B family protein, with the translated sequence MNLLKKLSVRSPWLYRINAGSCNGCDVELLTTACIPRYDVERFGCKYCGSPRHADIVLITGPLTARVKDKVLRVWDEIPEPKITVAVGICPVSCGVFRGGYSIEGPVDKYLPIDINVPGCPPRPQAIIEGVVKARDVWLARIGG
- a CDS encoding proton-conducting transporter membrane subunit; this translates as MVTAPALPHLSFLALVGAALLLWGTASAVANRQRLGHLIAYGGLAEAGIACIGVGYGGASGEVGAVLIFLFQAVARLLAYGALVRLAQPGGSTELGRLRGSGRRLPVTGGLFGFGMFAALGVSPFLVPEGRLLVLRAVQSGGGMGLLLAIASASVVLAWLTLSAVQAVCLEDAGQEGASRSIGWKNDRPGWHVLVLAGFVVLLGLIAHSLNIGLGEMLGFGPHSLPELGDGWHAAALVPYVGAFAVFVLAFVGDAPRNLLAVGLAGASLFLAWSDAALDPLSRLFALVTAGIGLVVTAYSTGYIHSGRAKSAGYFFFLLLMQGALMGLATTRSFGSFYGFWELMTWSSYFLVVHEGTRKALRAGMKYFVMCAGGAYFMLPGLLLLGSGGNGLDFASVAEAAARLDPHLLAAALLLTLTGFAVKAGLVPVHGWLPDAHPVAPSSISGPLSGLLTKTGIYGFARVFLAVCGTAVLLRAGEGAAGLSWLGTILTTLGVLTMVYGEVMALRQDDLKRMLAFSTMGQIGEIVIVFGLGSWLSTTAALSHVVNHAIMKNLLFLGAGALILRAGGRKLEDLAGLGRHMPWTTACMTVGVLSIMGMPPFNGFASKYLMLRACIAAGHPELACGLLLASLAGAVYYMRILRVLIFERRRGPAVSEAHIAMLLPMLLLAALCVVLGIAPQLNLALVVPVANMLTSAGKLAPQALPSLAVTWPPFVVIPMLGAALPFLLRKNRRAAGWSAALVLLCAALAVFVYGGTLDTLSFGFALVVALMGCLNMVYSVGYMEHSHTQWRFYTFFLFMAGGLLGVAASSDLFSFFTFWEIMSSWSLYFVIVHEENRQALKEGYKYFFFNVLGAAFLFLGVLLLVQAAGSPTFSAVRAAWTAMPAGTAGAALALMALGFGMKAAQLPLRIDIQMHPAAAPTPVSGYISSVLLKSAFFGLVKLFFVLGGAGALAAGAVGLWHQAAVMHTLAWVGGVTIVLAALMAVLQSDLKLVLIYSTVSQLGYMVLGVSLGTSLGVAGGLLHLANHVLFKDLLFLVAGALLLQTHKHSLDELGGVGRKMPVTLAVFAVGALSVVGVPPSNGFTSKWIIYHALMQQGDVVLALLSLVGSVLTLAYFAKYLHAAFLGQPARDLEHVHEAPRVMLAPMVLLAAGCVVTGIFPGLLLEPIAAIVSQLGLGTLDVAASGLVSGPGAWNATAVAVLALVAFGIGWGSLRLLVRTARVSDVHTCGVRLDPSATRMASRGIYGLPGDMLRGLAATLIPAAKE
- a CDS encoding respiratory chain complex I subunit 1 family protein; amino-acid sequence: MNAVLPALFHMLVFPGGLFAIAVGLLLKGLDRRVEARLQRRVGPPLLQPFYDLAKLATKETIIPSTANRTAFLTAPLIGFTGMAVCAAFIPVTGAYAGLSGMGDLLVLFYLLPLPAIALMVGGSASSSPFGALGFSREMCMMLAYEVPLLAVLLAVAMKVGAATGGGAEFSLSAVVAYQLAHGQLVFDPAMWPALIAYLLFLPGTMGVPPFDVPEAETELIEGPLLEYSGPALGFFHVASALKAMVVLGLGVAMFFPAPVPGGAFVNVLWFLFKCAALMLVSLTIVKSATGRFRVDQAFTFYLKYPATLALASLVLACWGM
- a CDS encoding phosphotransferase family protein — protein: MADPDSTSTGGKATAREARREAVRAWLAARRGDGSAWARAAEVEAVRFLAAGEYNENWLVLANGERFVFRVNHGSQLGLGRRQIAYEFSVLSALEGSDVTPEPFAVEPEPGGELGRGGGVLLMEYLPGRAFDYERDWRLAARVFARVHARPLPAEGEGGAEAGLIAQPDPVRAIAAESLSLLKRFADHPLAAERDRLLRYHDEILRLADETAPLFAAEPQVLVNTEVNSGNFIVDDHGGGGEGEGRAWLVDWEKAVVSTRYQDLGHFLAPTTTRWRTDFSFSPEARRAFLKCYKSEAGLAEPLSEIEAKAAVMERTILLRALSWCHMAHYEYSRPGRPLSSEMTFRRIQEYLGDIDGVLAASAAAETGLPGKR
- a CDS encoding 4Fe-4S binding protein; this encodes MFDFLKILAGNVVKGPSTDPFPFVEAKTPARFRGKVHMNPALCVGCAICRHVCAGAAIHIEERPDGSGYDFALWHNTCALCGLCRHYCPTGAISMSNDWHNAHPQSEKYEWCERHFVPFLSCEGCGAHIRPLPPALAGRIYADNDVDAAHLMRLCPQCRQLESALKRVEADNGDRTHA